CACCACTTGGCCACACCGGCATGCTTGTCCAGCAGCCCGCCACTGAGACGCTGATGGcgtcgcagctgctgctggctgagACTGCGCTGCGGCCGTGGCGCGGGCACTTCGCCGCAAAGCGGTGCCAGAGCATAGCAGCTGACACAGTTGCAGGCAGTCTCAGTCGTCAGCGGTGTGCGACGTGTGGACAAACGACGTGCACCTTGTCGCACAGCCACCTCTTCGAGGTCATCATAGTACTGGGTTGGGGGCGGAAAGTAGCCGCtagcggcagctgctgcacctTTGTGACTTGGGTGGTGCAGCCGATGGCAACGGTGGTtgtgctgatgctgatgctggtgTCGATGATGGGCATGCCcatgtgctgtgctgtgtgggTGCAAGTGAGAGtgcaagtgctgctgctgcagttgcttctGCTGATTGCTAcgtgctttgttgttgttctggttgttgtggttgtgatGGTGCTTAGCTGTGCTTTGtgtctttgttgctgttgctgttgtagctgtAAGGTCCGTTGGCAGtgattgtggttgttgctgttgttgcatttgcatttgcaattgcagagcgtgcgttttgtgttgttgttgttgcagttgatgtgattgttgttgttgtggtggttgtGGTTGATAGCCGCCCTGTTTATAAATACCTATGCCACTCTCATAACTGCGCGTCTGCCAGatctgatgctgatgatggcCTGGCTGCTGATGGTGCACAGCATGCGCggcagccgctgccgctgccatcagttgttgctgctgttgctgctgaatGTGATGCGGATGCATGCCAGCCATATGGTTGTGTATCATCGAAGTCTTCTTTTGTGTGAGCGTGCTCATGCCGtcgctgttgccattgccattcaTGATGATGTTGTTACCATTGCCGTCCCTCTGATCCTTTGATCCTGACTTTGATGACTTGACAAAGTTCGGCACACGTGCACGCAATCCACAGTAGTAAGGATCATCTGCAAAAGGTCAATCAATGCATTTAGCATGCTTCTAAACTTGTTTCACACTGTCTTACCATATTTCTTGTTATCCTTGCCCTTATCGGATTTCCCACGAGAGAGCTTGATTCTGGTCTCCAAATCAATATCATCATAGTCCGGCTGCAgagttaataaatatatgtattaatgTGTACACGAAATAATTGATTGTAAcattgcatattaaataatcaatataATCTGGGGAGAatgttgcgtatacgtgatttaattacatttattatgtaATTGAGATTGATGGCCCATGTATTTGACTTAATAGTGAAACATCAGCAAcaagcatttattttaaatatttattttcaaaatgccGCGAGCtcatcaaaatcaaaagacttaggcaacgaacgcGCAgtcttcagcttcagcttcggcttcaCTTTGCGCAAGGTGCGCCAGCAATGGCTGCACACGTCGCcatatctacatacatacacatatctCATGTATCAGTGTCTTTGTGTGCGAGGCTTACAGTTAGCCATAACAGTGCAGagccagaaagagagagagagagagacatacTTTtgagtatatgtatgtatgtatgcgttaTGCATAGGCAGAGCCCAAAGCATTAGCCCCCAAGTCGCAGCTCGGTCGTTGGGCCCATTGGCAAACCATTGGCAACATTCCGTGCATATTAATTACACGCGATTCGTTTGCAGTTATTTGTTGGcctgtcgctgccgctgctgctgctgaaattCGAATATTATTGAATGCAAGCCAAATGCTTGTTGAagcacaacgacaacggcaacggcacaacgacatcgacaacggcaacaatgTCCAAAGCGAAATCGTCGCCGCAACAAGTGGCCTGGTATTTTTAGCTACTGGCTTGGCTGCCAGAACTGAATACCGAGATTCGTCGGCGGACGGGATGACGACCAGAGAGGAGGGCACAAGAGTCATAAAGCATTTTGCAAGTGCCCGCGTTGCGCACGTAGCCAAGCATAGCCAGCCACCcgttatatattttcattgctgttgctggacTAGTTGCCACACTTCTCGGTTGTAAGTATTATATGTGTTTTAGTGCTcccaaaatgttgtttttctcttcgtaattttgtatttttattacgCGCACCCATAGTGTACTCCACTTTGACTTCAACAACTGTTCCAACACTTGGTAGCAAAACACACTTGGGCAACACGGGTTGCAGGTTGCAGGTCTACAGGTTGCCGCTAATTGACTCACCTTTGGAATTAGATCGTGTGCATAGACATTATCCCTGGGCGGCAATTTGGGTGGCTTCTCGCTGCGCTTGTGCGCCAATTGTTGCGTCTGCAGTAGCAATTGTTCTCGTGTGGCAGCCACATGACCGTTGTTGCCATTATTCAAATGCTtgccaagctgctgctgctgttgctggtgttgttgttgcagctgctgttgctgctggtggccGCTGCCAAAGCCAGAGCTGCCCGAGCTACCATTGCTGCCATTGCCGGCCACGCTGTAGGGATCCTCATCGGGTATAGGTATGCGCGGGCGATTTTTGATGTCCACAATGGGACGTTGCACTGCGAAAAAAgatgaaacaaatatttgagcaCTCgctgcaataaattaaaagcgaaCTGAACTACAGCGCGCAGATTCAAACAATAGGAACTAGAACATCAACGGACGGAACTAGAGATGAGTTTAATCCAAATCGATAAACAGATCAGTAGTTAAGTTTTGTAATCCAAATCGATAAAGAGAACCTTCTGCTACTTATAATAcgatataatttaaaattgaaatcgatAAGCAATAACTGCATCTAGTATTTTCGATAATCGATATATTAACTaagcagttttgtttttgcgagTAATTATCTTAATTACAATTagattaaaatttgtttattggcaTCTTGGCTAGCCGCAATTTGATTCTCGCCCATCTCTAGAACTCCACATAATggcaaaacataaaataactCTGCATTGAGACAGCACACTTGTAACTCACCTGGCGGCAGTTTGCTCTTTAGCATATCCATGGCTACCACATTCACAATGAGCACCCA
This is a stretch of genomic DNA from Drosophila albomicans strain 15112-1751.03 chromosome 3, ASM965048v2, whole genome shotgun sequence. It encodes these proteins:
- the LOC117569492 gene encoding uncharacterized protein LOC117569492 yields the protein MVSRRKILSRSRDDLNLDQTFTQQEEEEDVWYQKDKLYKEHIQEVLDKWTQIDDEIWAKVIVFERNRRVAKAYARAPVLTINGSDDGFDGMRIGLCGFDNPMRDQKTDELKRVIGQGVKIKMDDAGNILVRRYAKSNVFVKSTASNPNEETSIGAEILKLPNQALESEKIVKLFDMKKFQSNVNRELRRAYPDRRRLETQCLSAVAFVKSENDILECPIWVLIVNVVAMDMLKSKLPPVQRPIVDIKNRPRIPIPDEDPYSVAGNGSNGSSGSSGFGSGHQQQQQLQQQHQQQQQQLGKHLNNGNNGHVAATREQLLLQTQQLAHKRSEKPPKLPPRDNVYAHDLIPKPDYDDIDLETRIKLSRGKSDKGKDNKKYDDPYYCGLRARVPNFVKSSKSGSKDQRDGNGNNIIMNGNGNSDGMSTLTQKKTSMIHNHMAGMHPHHIQQQQQQQLMAAAAAAAHAVHHQQPGHHQHQIWQTRSYESGIDSELVESPYNHIYGRHLPLPTRGYVPTPRMFIGEWD